The Streptomyces nitrosporeus genome includes a window with the following:
- the cobN gene encoding cobaltochelatase subunit CobN translates to MFLLLSTSDTDLLSARAAGGPVGFRYANPSRLPLQDLPELLEGTDLVVVRLLGGVRAWQEGLDQVLATGRPVVVLTGEQAPDAQLMAASTVPIGIAAEAHAYLAHGGPGNLEQLARFLSDTVLLTGHGFDPPAAAPAWGPLERTARDVTGPTVAVLYYRAHHMSGNTAFVEALCTAVEDAGGRPLPLYVASLRTPEAGLIDELRAADAIVTTVLAAGGTKPATASAGGDDESWDAGALTGLDVPVLQALCLTGPRSAWEENDEGVSPLDAATQIAVPEFDGRLITVPFSFKEIDEDGLPAYAADPERAARVAGIAVRHARLRHIPAAGKRIALVLSAYPTKHSRIGNAVGLDTPASAVALLRRLRAEGYDFGPEEEIPGLVSGDGDELIRALIEAGGHDQEWLTEEQLARNPVRIPAADYRRWFAALPAELREAVEEHWGPAPGEMFVDRSRNPEGDIVLAALRRGNLLILIQPPRGFGENPIAIYHDPDLPPSHHYLAAYRWIAASTEDNGFGADAMIHLGKHGNLEWLPGKNAGLSAACGPDAALGDLPLVYPFLVNDPGEGTQAKRRAHATLVDHLVPPMARADSYGDIARLEQLLDEHAQIAAMDPAKLPAVRAQIWTLIQAAKLDHDLGLEDRPEDEGFDDFIMHLDGWLCEIKDVQIRDGLHVLGGAPAGPERVNLVLAILRARQIWGGTSSLPGLREALGLDESAATRTAADETEERARALVQAMEDAGWDPAAVGRVADGLPAAVADILHFAAREVVPRLAATTDELDHAVHALAGGSVPAGPSGSPLRGLVNVLPTGRNFYSVDPKAVPSRLAWETGQALADSLLERYRADNGDWPTSVGLSLWGTSAMRTAGDDIAEAFALLGIRPVWDDASRRVTGLEPIPYEELGRPRIDVTLRISGFFRDAFPHTVGLLDDAVRLAASLDESAEHNFVRAHTQADLAEHGDERRATTRIFGSRPGTYGAGLLQLIDSRDWRTDADLAEVYTVWGGYAYGRELDGRPARDEMESAYKRIAVAAKNTDTREHDIADSDDYFQYHGGMVAAVRALKGTAPAAYIGDSTRPETVRTRTLTEETSRVFRARVVNPKWIEAMRRHGYKGAFELAATVDYLFGYDATTGVVADWMYDKLTETYVLDPVNREFLQQANPWALHGIAERLLEAESRGMWAKPDPAVLEGLRQAYLETEGSLEGDED, encoded by the coding sequence ATGTTCCTGCTCCTGTCGACGTCCGACACCGACCTGCTGAGCGCACGCGCCGCCGGAGGCCCGGTCGGCTTCCGGTACGCCAACCCCTCCCGCCTCCCGCTCCAGGACCTCCCCGAACTGCTGGAGGGCACCGACCTGGTCGTCGTACGCCTCCTCGGCGGGGTGCGCGCCTGGCAGGAGGGCCTCGACCAGGTGCTGGCCACCGGCCGCCCCGTCGTCGTCCTGACCGGTGAACAGGCCCCCGACGCCCAGCTGATGGCCGCGTCCACGGTGCCGATCGGCATCGCCGCCGAGGCGCACGCCTACCTCGCGCACGGCGGCCCCGGCAACCTGGAGCAGCTCGCCCGCTTCCTCTCCGACACCGTGCTGCTCACCGGCCACGGCTTCGACCCGCCCGCCGCCGCCCCCGCCTGGGGCCCGCTGGAGCGGACCGCCCGGGACGTCACCGGGCCGACCGTCGCGGTGCTCTACTACCGCGCCCACCACATGAGCGGGAACACCGCGTTCGTCGAGGCGCTCTGCACCGCCGTCGAGGACGCCGGCGGCCGGCCCCTCCCGCTGTACGTCGCCTCGCTGCGCACCCCCGAAGCCGGGCTGATCGACGAACTCCGCGCGGCCGACGCCATCGTGACCACCGTCCTCGCGGCGGGCGGCACCAAGCCCGCCACCGCCTCGGCGGGCGGCGACGACGAGTCCTGGGACGCGGGCGCTCTCACCGGCCTCGACGTCCCCGTCCTCCAGGCGCTCTGCCTGACCGGCCCGCGCAGCGCCTGGGAGGAGAACGACGAGGGCGTCTCCCCGCTGGACGCCGCCACCCAGATCGCCGTCCCCGAGTTCGACGGCCGCCTGATCACCGTCCCGTTCTCCTTCAAGGAGATCGACGAGGACGGCCTGCCCGCGTACGCCGCCGACCCCGAGCGGGCCGCCCGCGTCGCCGGGATCGCCGTACGCCACGCCCGGCTGCGCCACATCCCCGCCGCCGGGAAGCGGATCGCGCTCGTCCTGTCCGCGTACCCGACCAAGCACTCCCGGATCGGCAACGCGGTCGGCCTGGACACCCCGGCCAGCGCCGTCGCCCTGCTGCGCCGGCTGCGCGCCGAGGGCTACGACTTCGGGCCCGAGGAGGAGATCCCGGGACTGGTCTCCGGCGACGGCGACGAGCTGATCCGCGCGCTGATCGAGGCCGGCGGCCACGACCAGGAGTGGCTCACCGAGGAGCAGCTGGCCCGCAACCCGGTCCGTATCCCCGCCGCCGACTACCGCCGCTGGTTCGCGGCCCTGCCCGCCGAACTGCGCGAGGCCGTCGAGGAGCACTGGGGCCCGGCCCCCGGCGAGATGTTCGTCGACCGGTCCCGCAACCCCGAGGGCGACATCGTGCTGGCCGCGCTGCGCCGCGGGAACCTCCTGATCCTCATCCAGCCGCCGCGCGGCTTCGGCGAGAACCCGATCGCGATCTACCACGACCCCGATCTGCCGCCCTCGCACCACTACCTGGCCGCCTACCGGTGGATCGCCGCCTCCACCGAGGACAACGGCTTCGGCGCCGACGCGATGATCCACCTGGGCAAGCACGGCAACCTGGAGTGGCTGCCCGGCAAGAACGCCGGCCTCTCCGCCGCCTGCGGACCCGACGCGGCGCTGGGCGATCTGCCGCTGGTCTACCCGTTCCTGGTCAACGACCCGGGCGAGGGGACCCAGGCCAAGCGCCGGGCGCACGCCACCCTCGTCGACCACCTGGTGCCGCCGATGGCGCGCGCCGACAGCTACGGCGACATCGCCCGCCTGGAACAACTCCTGGACGAGCACGCCCAGATCGCCGCGATGGACCCGGCGAAGCTGCCCGCCGTCCGCGCCCAGATCTGGACGCTGATCCAGGCCGCGAAGCTGGACCACGACCTCGGGCTCGAAGACCGCCCCGAGGACGAGGGCTTCGACGACTTCATCATGCATCTCGACGGCTGGCTCTGTGAGATCAAGGACGTCCAGATCCGCGACGGCCTGCACGTCCTGGGCGGGGCCCCGGCCGGGCCCGAGCGCGTCAACCTGGTCCTCGCCATCCTGCGCGCCCGCCAGATCTGGGGCGGTACGTCGTCCCTCCCCGGGCTGCGCGAGGCGCTCGGCCTCGACGAGTCCGCCGCCACCCGCACCGCGGCCGACGAGACAGAGGAGCGGGCCCGCGCCCTCGTCCAGGCCATGGAGGACGCCGGCTGGGACCCCGCTGCCGTCGGACGGGTCGCCGACGGGCTCCCCGCCGCCGTCGCGGACATCCTCCACTTCGCGGCCCGCGAGGTCGTGCCCCGCCTCGCCGCGACCACCGACGAACTCGACCACGCCGTCCACGCCCTGGCCGGCGGTTCCGTCCCCGCGGGCCCCTCCGGCTCCCCGCTCCGCGGCCTGGTCAACGTGCTGCCGACCGGCCGCAACTTCTACTCCGTCGACCCCAAGGCCGTGCCCTCCCGGCTCGCCTGGGAGACCGGCCAGGCGCTCGCCGACTCACTGCTGGAGCGCTACCGCGCCGACAACGGCGACTGGCCCACCTCCGTCGGCCTCTCCCTCTGGGGCACCAGCGCGATGCGCACCGCCGGCGACGACATCGCCGAGGCATTCGCGCTGCTCGGCATCCGCCCCGTCTGGGACGACGCCTCGCGCCGCGTCACCGGCCTGGAGCCCATCCCGTACGAGGAACTGGGCCGCCCCCGGATCGACGTCACCCTGCGGATCTCCGGGTTCTTCCGGGACGCCTTCCCGCACACGGTCGGCCTGCTCGACGACGCGGTACGCCTGGCGGCCTCCCTCGACGAGAGCGCCGAGCACAACTTCGTACGCGCCCATACCCAGGCCGACCTGGCCGAACACGGCGACGAGCGGCGCGCCACCACCCGTATCTTCGGCTCCCGCCCCGGCACCTACGGCGCGGGCCTGCTCCAGCTCATCGACTCCCGCGACTGGCGCACCGACGCCGACCTCGCCGAGGTCTACACGGTCTGGGGCGGCTACGCCTACGGCCGCGAGCTCGACGGCCGTCCCGCCCGGGACGAGATGGAGAGCGCGTACAAGCGGATCGCGGTCGCCGCGAAGAACACCGACACCCGCGAGCACGACATCGCGGACTCGGACGACTACTTCCAGTACCACGGAGGCATGGTCGCGGCCGTACGCGCGCTGAAGGGCACCGCCCCCGCCGCGTACATCGGCGACTCCACCCGCCCCGAGACGGTCCGCACCCGCACCCTGACCGAGGAGACGTCCCGGGTCTTCCGGGCCCGCGTCGTCAACCCGAAGTGGATCGAGGCGATGCGCCGCCACGGCTACAAGGGCGCCTTCGAACTCGCGGCCACCGTCGACTACCTCTTCGGCTACGACGCCACCACCGGCGTCGTCGCGGACTGGATGTACGACAAGCTCACCGAGACCTACGTCCTGGACCCGGTCAACCGGGAGTTCCTCCAGCAGGCCAACCCCTGGGCCCTCCACGGCATCGCGGAACGCCTCCTGGAGGCCGAGTCCCGGGGGATGTGGGCCAAGCCCGATCCGGCGGTCCTGGAAGGGCTGCGCCAGGCCTACCTGGAGACGGAAGGGTCCCTGGAGGGGGACGAGGACTGA
- a CDS encoding nitrite/sulfite reductase: MLAAMSATPLPPDAACTRSGGDACPGTLRLHRADDGALARIRIPGGILTPRQAEVLGEAAGRLGDGGLHLTSRGNVQLRGLAEDAGPELARLLGEAGLLPSGPHERVRNVVASPLAGLDGRGAADIRPWLTGLDRLICASDRATGLSGRFLFALDDGRGDVDALGADITLIALAGERAALRAGASDTVLTVPAGDAPRAALLAAGAFLDAARPTGAWRVKDLSGDVAAALPGEVLRRLRRAGADAVAGSRPRPPGAVPPEPGPVAGSPALCVGVPLGRLDAAQWRLLSGAGELRLTPWRGAVVTEGAPGLLGELAAAGLITGPDSPWAGVGACIGRPGCARSLADVRSLAAAAVGPPGGLPVYWSGCERRCGHPHGEWVDVVATAGGHRVSVVRGERSGTPVAAGDDPAALAAAVAAARGPRTA; encoded by the coding sequence ATGCTCGCCGCCATGTCCGCAACCCCCCTGCCGCCGGACGCCGCGTGTACCCGAAGTGGCGGTGACGCGTGCCCCGGCACCCTGCGCCTGCACCGGGCCGATGACGGTGCGCTGGCGCGGATACGCATACCCGGCGGCATTCTGACGCCCCGTCAGGCGGAGGTTCTGGGAGAGGCCGCCGGGCGTCTCGGTGACGGTGGGCTGCACCTCACCTCACGCGGGAACGTGCAGCTGCGCGGCCTGGCCGAGGACGCCGGACCGGAGCTGGCGCGACTGCTGGGAGAGGCCGGACTGCTGCCCTCCGGACCCCATGAGCGGGTACGCAACGTCGTCGCCTCACCGCTCGCCGGGCTCGACGGCCGCGGAGCGGCGGACATCCGGCCGTGGCTGACCGGGCTGGACCGCCTGATCTGCGCGAGCGACCGCGCGACCGGGCTGTCCGGGCGCTTCCTGTTCGCCCTGGACGACGGCCGGGGGGACGTGGACGCGCTCGGCGCCGACATCACGCTGATCGCCCTGGCCGGCGAACGCGCGGCGCTCCGGGCCGGGGCCTCGGACACCGTCCTCACCGTCCCGGCCGGCGACGCCCCCCGCGCGGCCCTGCTCGCCGCCGGGGCGTTCCTCGACGCGGCCCGGCCGACCGGCGCCTGGCGGGTGAAGGACCTCTCCGGCGACGTGGCCGCCGCACTCCCCGGCGAGGTGCTGCGGCGGCTGCGCCGGGCCGGTGCGGACGCCGTGGCCGGTTCCCGCCCCCGCCCGCCCGGGGCGGTCCCCCCCGAGCCGGGCCCGGTGGCGGGTTCCCCGGCCCTCTGCGTCGGCGTACCGCTCGGCCGGCTGGACGCGGCGCAGTGGCGGCTCCTGTCGGGCGCGGGCGAGCTCCGGCTCACCCCCTGGCGCGGAGCCGTCGTCACCGAGGGCGCACCCGGGCTCCTCGGTGAACTCGCGGCGGCCGGGCTGATCACCGGGCCGGACTCCCCGTGGGCCGGTGTCGGGGCCTGTATCGGCCGGCCCGGCTGTGCCAGGTCGCTCGCCGACGTACGGTCCCTGGCGGCCGCGGCCGTCGGGCCCCCCGGAGGGCTCCCCGTGTACTGGTCCGGGTGCGAGCGCCGGTGCGGCCATCCGCACGGGGAGTGGGTCGACGTGGTCGCCACCGCCGGGGGGCACCGGGTCTCCGTCGTGCGCGGGGAGCGGTCCGGCACCCCCGTGGCGGCCGGGGACGACCCGGCCGCGCTCGCCGCCGCGGTGGCCGCCGCGCGGGGCCCCCGTACAGCCTGA
- a CDS encoding precorrin-8X methylmutase, producing the protein MHQYEKDGPAIYRQSFATIRAEADLAGLPADVSQVAVRMIHACGMVDLVRDLAFSPDAVAAARAALRAGAPILCDVAMVASGVTRKRLPAGNDVVCTLSDPAVPGLAARMGTTRSAAALELWRDRMEGAVVAVGNAPTALFRLLEMIEEGAPRPAAVIGVPVGFVGAAESKDALAAHPSGLEYLIVRGRRGGSAIAAAALNAIASEEE; encoded by the coding sequence GTGCATCAGTACGAGAAGGACGGACCGGCGATCTACCGCCAGTCCTTCGCCACCATCCGCGCGGAGGCGGATCTGGCCGGACTGCCCGCCGACGTGAGCCAGGTCGCCGTTCGCATGATCCACGCCTGCGGCATGGTCGACCTCGTACGCGACCTGGCGTTCTCGCCGGACGCCGTGGCCGCCGCCCGGGCGGCGCTGCGGGCCGGGGCGCCCATCCTGTGCGATGTGGCCATGGTCGCCAGCGGTGTCACCCGCAAGCGGCTGCCGGCCGGCAACGACGTGGTGTGCACCCTCTCCGACCCGGCCGTCCCCGGGCTGGCCGCCCGGATGGGCACCACCCGCAGCGCCGCCGCCCTGGAGCTGTGGCGCGACCGGATGGAGGGCGCGGTCGTCGCCGTCGGGAACGCGCCCACCGCGCTGTTCCGGCTGCTGGAGATGATCGAGGAGGGCGCACCCCGCCCGGCCGCCGTCATCGGGGTGCCGGTCGGATTCGTCGGGGCCGCCGAGTCCAAGGACGCCCTGGCCGCCCACCCGTCCGGGCTGGAGTACCTGATCGTGCGCGGCCGGCGCGGGGGCAGCGCCATCGCGGCCGCCGCCCTCAACGCGATCGCCAGCGAGGAGGAGTGA
- a CDS encoding precorrin-2 C(20)-methyltransferase, with amino-acid sequence MTVSEQQRAGGTGAAGRLYGVGLGPGDPSLMTLRAVQVIGEADVIAYHSARHGRSIARSIAAGHIRPDHVEEALVYPVTTETTDHPGGYRGALDEFYAEAADRLAAHLDAGRTVAVLAEGDPLFYGSYQHMHKRLAGRYETEVVPGVTSVSAAAARLGTPLVEAEEVLTILPGTLPEEELTARLAATDSAVVMKLGRTFPAVRRAFEASGRLAEARYVERATMAGERTGHLADTDPDSVPYFAVAVLPSRIDAPRPSPAAGPGSGEVVVVGTGPAGPLWLTPETRGALAAADDLVGYTTYLDRVPERPGQRRHGSDNKAESERAEFALDLARRGHRVAVVSGGDPGVFAMATAVLEVASQDAYADVRVRVLPGVTAANAAAAKAGAPLGHDYATVSLSDRLKPWEVIAERLRAAAAADLVLALYNPGSRSRTWQVGKARDLLLEHRSPDTPVVLGRDVGGPAENVRTVRLADLDPLEVDMRTILIVGSSQTRWVRRGDGRQIVWTPRRYPEG; translated from the coding sequence GTGACCGTGAGCGAGCAGCAGCGCGCCGGCGGTACCGGTGCGGCCGGGCGGCTCTACGGTGTCGGTCTCGGTCCGGGCGACCCGTCGCTGATGACCCTGCGGGCGGTGCAGGTCATCGGCGAGGCCGATGTCATCGCCTACCACTCGGCCCGCCACGGCCGTTCCATCGCCCGTTCCATCGCGGCCGGGCACATCCGGCCCGACCACGTCGAAGAGGCGCTGGTCTACCCGGTCACCACGGAGACCACGGACCACCCGGGCGGGTACCGGGGCGCGCTGGACGAGTTCTACGCCGAGGCGGCGGACCGGCTCGCGGCGCATCTGGACGCCGGACGCACGGTCGCGGTGCTCGCCGAGGGCGACCCGCTGTTCTACGGCTCGTACCAGCACATGCACAAGCGGCTCGCCGGCCGGTACGAGACCGAGGTCGTCCCGGGCGTCACCTCCGTCAGCGCCGCCGCCGCCCGGCTCGGCACCCCGCTCGTCGAGGCCGAGGAGGTGCTGACGATCCTGCCCGGGACCCTGCCGGAGGAGGAGCTGACGGCCCGTCTGGCCGCCACGGACTCCGCGGTGGTGATGAAGCTGGGCCGCACCTTCCCGGCCGTACGCCGGGCGTTCGAGGCATCGGGCAGGCTGGCCGAGGCGCGGTACGTCGAGCGCGCCACCATGGCCGGGGAGCGCACCGGGCACCTGGCGGACACGGACCCGGACTCGGTGCCGTACTTCGCGGTCGCGGTACTGCCCAGCCGGATCGACGCGCCCCGGCCCTCGCCGGCGGCGGGGCCCGGCTCCGGTGAGGTCGTCGTGGTCGGCACCGGGCCGGCCGGACCGCTGTGGCTGACCCCCGAGACCCGCGGCGCGCTGGCCGCCGCCGACGATCTGGTGGGCTACACCACCTACCTGGACCGGGTGCCGGAGCGGCCGGGGCAGCGGCGGCACGGTTCGGACAACAAGGCCGAGTCCGAACGCGCCGAGTTCGCCCTGGACCTGGCGCGGCGCGGGCACCGGGTGGCCGTGGTGTCCGGGGGCGACCCCGGGGTCTTCGCCATGGCGACGGCGGTGCTGGAGGTGGCCTCCCAGGACGCCTACGCCGACGTGCGGGTACGGGTCCTCCCGGGGGTGACGGCCGCCAACGCCGCCGCCGCGAAGGCGGGTGCGCCGCTGGGCCACGACTACGCCACCGTCTCGCTCTCCGACCGGCTCAAGCCCTGGGAGGTCATCGCGGAGCGGCTGCGCGCGGCGGCCGCCGCGGACCTGGTGCTGGCGCTGTACAACCCCGGTTCCCGCAGCCGTACCTGGCAGGTCGGCAAGGCCCGCGACCTGCTGCTGGAGCACCGCTCCCCGGACACCCCGGTGGTGCTCGGCCGTGACGTCGGGGGGCCCGCCGAGAACGTGCGCACGGTGCGGCTGGCCGACCTCGATCCGCTGGAGGTCGACATGCGCACCATCCTCATCGTGGGGTCCTCGCAGACCCGGTGGGTACGGCGGGGCGACGGCCGGCAGATCGTCTGGACGCCCCGCCGCTACCCGGAGGGCTGA
- a CDS encoding cobalt-precorrin-6A reductase has translation MIPHVLVLGGTTEARRLAQSLAAPEGPAGIRVTSSLAGRVARPTLPPGEVRIGGFGGAGGMAEWIRAHHVDAVIDATHPFARTISFHAASAAFAAHVPLLALRRPGWVPSDGDRWHTAGDLAEAAKLLPGLGRRVFLTTGRMGLAAFAELGSLWFLVRSVDAPEPPMPGRTEILLDRGPFTLEGERELIRRHRVDVLVTKDSGGSATAPKLTAAREAGLPVVVVRRPPVPAGVPVAATPEEAVAWLRNLGAPVSPAGTAEAGTAGTGTAGTGTAEAGAAEAWGPADGGGA, from the coding sequence ATGATCCCGCACGTACTCGTCCTCGGCGGAACGACGGAGGCCCGGCGGCTCGCCCAGTCGCTGGCCGCGCCGGAGGGGCCGGCCGGGATCCGGGTGACCAGCTCGCTCGCCGGGCGGGTCGCCCGCCCCACGCTGCCGCCGGGCGAGGTGCGGATCGGGGGCTTCGGCGGGGCCGGCGGGATGGCGGAGTGGATCCGCGCGCACCATGTGGACGCGGTCATCGACGCCACCCATCCCTTCGCCCGGACGATCAGTTTCCACGCGGCCTCGGCCGCCTTCGCAGCCCATGTTCCCCTGCTCGCCCTGCGCCGCCCCGGCTGGGTGCCCTCGGACGGCGACCGCTGGCACACGGCCGGGGATCTGGCGGAGGCGGCGAAGCTGCTCCCGGGCCTCGGCCGGCGGGTGTTCCTCACCACGGGGCGGATGGGCCTGGCGGCCTTCGCGGAACTGGGCTCCCTGTGGTTCCTGGTGCGTTCGGTGGACGCCCCCGAGCCGCCGATGCCGGGCCGTACCGAGATCCTGCTGGACCGCGGGCCGTTCACCCTGGAAGGCGAACGGGAGCTGATCCGCCGCCACCGCGTCGACGTCCTCGTCACCAAGGACAGCGGCGGCTCGGCCACCGCCCCCAAACTCACCGCAGCCCGCGAGGCCGGTCTCCCGGTGGTCGTGGTCCGGCGGCCCCCCGTTCCGGCGGGGGTGCCGGTGGCGGCGACGCCCGAAGAAGCCGTCGCCTGGCTGCGGAACCTCGGCGCGCCGGTATCGCCGGCCGGGACCGCCGAGGCCGGAACAGCCGGGACGGGGACGGCCGGGACCGGAACAGCAGAGGCCGGAGCAGCAGAGGCCTGGGGCCCGGCGGACGGGGGCGGTGCGTGA
- a CDS encoding cobalt-precorrin-5B (C(1))-methyltransferase has protein sequence MSGEVGTGGGAGPAGATAGGGDAAGGAAQGGRSAQLKHTGLRPGWTTGACATAATTAAYTALLTGGFPDPVTITLPRGQTPAFALAVEELGDGQATAGVVKDAGDDPDVTHGALVRVTVRLLPPGSGVVFRAGPGVGTVTLPGLPLEVGEPAVNPVPRRMMRDHVARVAAEHGGSGDVEITVSVDDGEEIARSTWNVRLGILGGLSILGTTGVVVPYSCSAWIDSIRRGVDVARAADLRHVAGCTGSTSERTVVAEYGLPELALLDMGDFAGAVLKYVRRHPVERLTVCGGFAKLSKLAAGHLDLHSGRSQVDKPFLARLARRGGADEELAAGIEAANTGLGALQLCMAAGVPLGDLVAVTARDQALAVLRGAPVAVDVICIDRAGAVVGRSEVLGPR, from the coding sequence ATGAGCGGTGAGGTCGGCACGGGCGGCGGAGCCGGCCCGGCCGGTGCGACGGCGGGCGGCGGTGACGCGGCGGGCGGTGCCGCGCAGGGCGGGCGCAGCGCCCAACTCAAGCACACCGGGCTGCGGCCCGGATGGACGACCGGCGCGTGCGCGACGGCGGCCACCACGGCCGCGTACACCGCCCTGCTGACCGGCGGGTTCCCCGACCCGGTGACCATCACCCTGCCCCGGGGCCAGACGCCCGCCTTCGCCCTCGCCGTGGAGGAACTGGGCGACGGGCAGGCCACCGCGGGCGTGGTCAAGGACGCGGGCGACGACCCGGACGTGACCCACGGAGCGCTCGTACGGGTCACGGTGCGGCTGCTGCCGCCGGGGTCCGGGGTGGTGTTCCGGGCGGGGCCCGGCGTGGGCACGGTGACGCTGCCCGGCCTGCCCCTGGAGGTGGGTGAGCCCGCGGTCAACCCGGTCCCCCGCCGGATGATGCGTGACCATGTGGCCCGGGTGGCGGCGGAGCACGGCGGCAGCGGCGACGTCGAGATCACGGTCTCGGTGGACGACGGCGAGGAGATCGCGCGTTCCACGTGGAACGTCCGCCTGGGCATCCTGGGCGGCCTGTCGATCCTGGGCACGACCGGGGTCGTGGTGCCCTACTCCTGCTCGGCGTGGATCGACTCGATCCGCCGGGGAGTGGACGTGGCACGGGCGGCGGACCTGCGGCACGTGGCCGGGTGCACGGGCTCGACCTCGGAGAGGACGGTGGTGGCCGAGTACGGGCTGCCGGAGCTCGCGCTGCTGGACATGGGCGACTTCGCGGGCGCGGTACTGAAGTACGTACGCCGGCACCCGGTGGAGCGGCTGACCGTGTGCGGGGGCTTCGCCAAGCTGTCCAAACTGGCCGCCGGCCACCTGGACCTGCACTCGGGCCGCTCCCAGGTGGACAAGCCGTTCCTGGCCCGGCTGGCCCGGCGGGGCGGGGCGGACGAGGAGCTGGCCGCGGGGATCGAGGCCGCCAACACCGGCCTGGGCGCCCTCCAGCTGTGCATGGCGGCCGGGGTGCCGCTGGGCGACCTGGTGGCGGTGACGGCCCGGGACCAGGCCCTCGCGGTGCTGCGCGGGGCACCGGTCGCGGTGGACGTGATCTGCATCGACCGCGCGGGGGCGGTGGTGGGCCGCAGCGAGGTCCTCGGACCGCGCTGA
- the cobM gene encoding precorrin-4 C(11)-methyltransferase, with translation MTVYFIGAGPGAADLITVRGARILAASPVCLYAGSLVPTELLAECPADARLVDTARLDIEQITAELVAAHRAGQDVARLHSGDPSVFSAVNEQMRRLDEAEVPYEVVPGVPAFAAAAAALKRELTVPTVGQTVILTRVAQRATAMPEGEDLATLGRSGALIVLHLAARYVDRVVDELLPHYGAGCPAAVVAMASRPDEIVLRGTLDSIAEQVKAAGVIRTAVIMVGRTLGAGQFRDSYLYSPDRDRDTC, from the coding sequence ATGACCGTGTACTTCATCGGCGCTGGCCCCGGGGCCGCCGACCTGATCACGGTGCGCGGTGCCCGGATCCTCGCCGCCAGCCCGGTCTGCCTGTACGCGGGCAGTCTGGTACCCACCGAGCTCCTCGCCGAATGCCCCGCGGACGCGCGCCTGGTGGACACCGCGCGGCTCGACATCGAGCAGATCACCGCCGAACTGGTCGCCGCCCACCGGGCCGGGCAGGACGTGGCGCGGCTCCACTCGGGGGACCCCTCGGTGTTCAGCGCCGTCAACGAGCAGATGCGGCGCCTCGACGAGGCGGAGGTGCCCTACGAGGTGGTGCCCGGGGTGCCCGCGTTCGCGGCGGCCGCGGCGGCCCTGAAGCGGGAGCTGACCGTACCCACGGTCGGCCAGACGGTGATCCTCACCCGGGTCGCCCAGCGGGCCACCGCGATGCCCGAGGGCGAGGACCTGGCCACCCTCGGCCGCAGCGGCGCGCTGATCGTGCTGCACCTGGCGGCCCGGTACGTGGACCGGGTGGTGGACGAACTCCTGCCGCACTACGGGGCCGGCTGCCCGGCCGCGGTGGTGGCCATGGCGTCACGCCCCGACGAGATCGTGCTGCGCGGGACGCTGGACTCGATCGCGGAGCAGGTGAAGGCCGCCGGGGTGATCCGGACCGCGGTGATCATGGTGGGGCGGACGCTGGGCGCCGGGCAGTTCCGCGACAGCTACCTCTACTCCCCGGACCGCGACCGCGACACCTGCTGA